The segment CATGAAATAGGAAAATGTGAGGCTCCTGAGTTTCAGAGCGCTGGTAATCACTTAAATCCTGAGGACAAAGAGCATGGCTTGCTTCAGCCGAAAGGAGCTCATGCAGGGGACCTTCCCAATATTATTGTTGAGGCAGATGGTTCGGTAAAGGCAGAGCTAATGGCACCGCAGGTTACACTGCGAGATGCGAAAAATTCATTATTTACACCAAAGGGAACTTCTATCGTTATAACAGAACAAGCAGACGATGGAATGACACAGCCTGCTGGAGATTCTGGGAACAGAGTTTCGTGTGGAGAAATAAAAAAATAGCCAAAAAAAGCATGGAACTCATTGGTTCACATGCTTTTTTTGTAATTGTAGTAATCCTTAGAAAAAAGTATCGTAAAGCAAGAATAAGTTTAATAGCACGATAACTGTCGCAATAATCCAAGAGAGGACAGTTATTATCCTTGTATTTCGTAAACTGCCCATAATTCGTTTACTGCTAGTAAACATAATTAGTGGGATTAAAGCAAAGCCAATACCAAAGGACAGGATAACCTGGCTTAATACTAATGCTGAAGTTGGGTTAACCCCTGAAGCAATGATGATGATCGGCGGGATAATGGTAATCAGCCTTCTAACATAAATCGGAATTCGGAAATTGATGAAGCCCTGCATGATAACATCGCCAGACATTGTACCAACAGAAGAGCTGGACAAGCCTGCAATTAAAAGTCCTAAACCGAATAATATGGCAGATAACGGACTAACTAATTGCTCAAAATGCGTGAAGGCAACATCAAGATCATTAACAACAAAGCCATTTGCATGGAATAATGCACTTGCAACGATTAGCATAGCAGCATTGATAAAACCTGCAATCAACATGGCAATAAGGATATCAAAGAACTCAAAACGGAAGATCATTTTCTTTTCTTGGTCCGTTCTGCCGACAATTCGCTTTTGAGTTAAGGCAGAGTGTAAATAGATCGCATGTGGCATAACAGTTGCCCCAAGTATCCCTGCAGCAAGCAGTACACTGTCAGTACCTTTGAACTGTGGCGTAAATAAACCATGCATGACAGACTGTAAATCTGGTTTAGCAAAAAACATTTGTGCAATAAATGATAAGACAACGATGAACAGCATCGCTGTAATTCCAGCCTCAAGGGAGCGGTAGCCTCTTCTTTGCAGCTCCAATATAGCAAAGCTGCCGATTGCAGCAATGATGCTGGATTCAAGCATTGGGATGCCGAAAAGTAAATAAATACCTAGTGCAGCACCAATGAATTCGGCTAAATCGGTAGCGATAATGACTAGTTCACCTTGAATCCATAAGCCGATGCTTACGGGTTTAGGAAATTCCTCTCTTGCTACTTCGGCGAGGTTTTTTCCTGTAGCAATTCCTAACTTTGCAGATAATGATTGAATGATTAAGGCCATAATATTAGAAAACAAGATAACCCATAATAATAAATAACCGTATTGGGAGCCTGCAGCGATATTTGTAGCAAAATTACCTGGATCAATATAAGCAATGGCAGCGATAAAGGCAGGACCAAGAAACGGCAGAAACTTTTTAATTCCTTTAGGACCATTTAAAACAGAATCTACATGAGAAGCCTGTTTACTTCTTTCCACTTTGTTCACCTGATTTCTTTTGGTTTTTTCCTATACGATAAAATGTTTCCTTAGTGCAACTTTATCTTAGGATATTCCTCGTTTTCTATTTTGTCAATGATTGTGCAATAAAATGTATGAAGTAAATAATGGGGCTAATTGGTCTGTGCTGGTTCTAAAAATCCACAGCAAAAATTTAGCCCATTTTAATTGTAATCGTGTTAACGGCACATATTTTATGATAAAATATGGACAGCAAAATAGGAATAAAGGTGAAAGTATGGATAATCAAGAAGTGAACGTAGAGCTAGTAATGCTTTTGAATGAATGGGATCCCTTCAAAATCGGGGAGGGAAATTATGATACCGAAATTGCAGATTGTGTCTATGCTGTCCATAAAATCGACAATGTAGAGGAACTTGCAGTAAAAATTCAGGAGATATACGAGTTTTCCTTCGAAGAAACGATTCCGATGGAAAATTGTGTTTCTATTTCAGCAAAGCTATTGCTTACAAAGGAAAGCGGTTCTTGTGCCCTTTAATCAGGGGAAAATTTTTCACTCAAAAATTTTGGAGGGATATAAATGAAGTTGACAGAAAAAGAAATCGAAGTGGCAGAAATTTTAGAAAAAAACGCCCGTATTACAGATGAAGATATCTCTAAAATGATTGAGGAAGATTTGCAGACGACTAAAGAAATTGTAGCAAAATTGGAAGATATGAAAGTAGTTGTCCGCTATACGAGCATTGTGGACTGGTCGAAAGTGGAGGGTCATGAAGGCGTTACCGCAATGATCGATGTTAAGGTGACACCAAAGCGTGGAGTTGGCTTCGACGAGGTTGCACAAAGAATCTACCGCTTCAAAGAAGTGAAATCATTATACTTAATGTCAGGGACATACGATCTGTCTGTTATTATTGAAGGAAAATCAATGAACGATGTGGCTAGATTTGTGTCAGAAAAGCTGTCCACATTGGATTCAGTCTTGTCAACGACAACTCATTTTATCCTTAAGCAATACAAGCATGATGGGACAATTTTTGAACCGAATAATGATGATAAAAGGATAGTGGTGTCACCGTGATGAATCAGACAAAAAGCTATATTGCCGACAAAGTTGCGGAAATGAAGCCTTCGGGCATAAGGAGATTTTTTGATTTGGCATCCAACATGGAAGGAGTCATCTCACTTGGCGTTGGGGAGCCAGACTTTGTAACATCATGGTCTGCAAGGGAAGCCGCTATTCTCTCCTTGGAGCAAGGCTATACTTCCTATACGGCAAATCCAGGTATGCTGGAGCTGAGAGAGGAAATATCCTCTTATATGAACAGAAGGTTTCATGTTGAGTATAATCCTAAATCAGAAATTATTGTAACAGTTGGTGCAAGTCAAGCAATTGATATTGCTTTAAGAGCAATCTTAAATCCAGATGAGGAAGTTATTGTGCTTGAGCCATGCTTTGTTGCCTATGCACCGCTCGTTACCTTGGCAGGAGGCAACCCCGTTCCTGTACAAACATTAAAGGAAAATGAATTTAAGGTACTTCCTGAACAGCTTGAAGCTGTAATAACAGCAAAAACAAAAGCAATCATGATTTGTTCGCCGAGCAATCCGACAGGCTCTCTTTTGTCTGCATCTGAATTAGAGGCAATCGCAAATGTTGCTAAAAAGCATGATTTACTGATAATTTCAGATGAGATTTATGCAGAGCTATGCTATGACGAGGAATACACTAGTATGGCTGCAATAAACGAAATGTGGGACAGAACGTTGCTCATTTCCGGTTTTTCCAAAGGATTTGCCATGACTGGTTGGAGACTTGGCTTTGTGTGTGCACCAGAGGAATTAACGCAGGCTATGCTTAAAATTCATCAATACAGTTTAATGTGTGCACCTACAATGGCACAGTTTGCTGGACTTGAGGCACTGAAATCTGGCAGCAATGATGTCGAGGATATGAGAAAAAGCTATCGCCGCAGACGAAATCTTGTTGTACAGTCATTAAACGATATGGGCTTAAGCTGTCATATTCCCGGCGGAGCATTCTATGCATTCCCTGACATTACAGCAACAGGATTAACATCAGAGCAATTTGCAGAGAAGCTATTAATGGAAGAAAAAGTAGCAGTCGTACCAGGAAATGTTTTCGGTGAGAGTGGAGAAGGCCATATTCGTTGTTCCTATGCATCCTCATTAGAACAACTGCAAGAAGCTTTGAAAAGAATGAAGGATTTTACAGATAGATACAGACAATAATGGTCCGTTCGTTAGAACGGTCCTTTTTTTGTTTGGAAATATTCTGCTAGCATTTATTAAGTAATATTTGTGAAAACTTTAAATGTCTTGATTAAAGCACAGCGATATAAAAATACTTTTTGTATTAACGTATCTTTTGTGATATAATTTTATAATGCATATTAAAGGAAAAATTAATATATAAAATACTAGGAGTGTTCTCATGTCAGATAAAATCGAAGTTGGAAGTGTATTAACAGGAAAGGTAACTGGAATTCAGCCATACGGCGCTTTCGTTTCTCTAGACGAAAACCAACAAGGGCTTGTTCATATTTCAGAAGTAACACATGGCTATGTTAAGGATATCAATGAATTCCTTAAAGTTGGCGACGAAGTTAAAGTGAAAGTTCTATCTGTTGATGGAAATGCAGGAAAAATCGGATTATCTATCCGTGCTACTGAAGAAGCACCGGCAGCTCCAGCAGATGCTGAAAAAACAAAAAAACCTCGCGCTAAGCGCCAAGCAGCTCCTGTTACTGTTGATGCAGACAGCAGCCAAGGCTTCAATACACTTAAAGACAAATTGCAAGAGTGGATTGACCAATCAAACCGCAGCGATTTAATTAAGAAGTAATAAAAAAAAAGCAGGATGCTCACGCATTCTGCTTTTTTTTGTTATTTAATTGATCTTGGTTCAGGTTCACGAGATACTTCGGCACTAGGCTTGAATAGGAGTCCTAAATTGATTAAGCCTGCAAGTCCAACCAATCCATAGATGATTCTAGATAATGCAGATTCTTGCCCGCCAAAAATGGCTGCTACTAAATCAAATTGAAAAAATCCAATTAGTCCCCAATTTATTGCTCCTATAATTGTCAACACTAATGCTGTTCTTTGAATACCACTCATGTTCATTTCCTCCTTGTATTGGATTCCTTATTATCTTTTGCAAAGCAATTGCATTTATGCATTGGCTATTCTGCATTTTTTCTTTTTTTTGGGTAAGATAATGTTTGGTAAGTAACTTGGCAATGTCAGTTCATTTCTTTTGATTTTCGAATTAATTTAGTAAATAATAAGTAGTGTCCTCCTGCTGATTTCTTCATTTTAGGAACAAAAGGAGCATTAATATTGATTATAGGAGGAAAAGTGAGCATGAATAATTTCACATTTTATAACCCGACAAAATTGATTTTTGGGAAGGGCCAATTATCGCAGCTCGCGGATCAGCTTGCTCCGTACGGAAATAAAATCCTTCTCGTTTATGGTGGAGGAAGCATTAAACGCAGCGGCCTTTATGACCAAGTTGTTGGCATCTTAAAAGAAAATAATAAAGAAGTGTTTGAACTGTCAGGAGTAGAGCCAAACCCTCGTTTAACAACTGTTCAAAGAGGTGTAGATATCTGTAAGACAGAAGGAATTGATTTTATTTTAGCTGTTGGCGGCGGAAGTGTTATTGATTGTACAAAAGCTATTTCTGTCGGCGCTAAATATGATGGAGATCCATGGGATATTGTGACAAGAAAAGCAATACCTACACAAGCAGTACCATTTGGAACAGTATTAACACTTGCTGCTACAGGCTCTGAGATGAACTCAGGTTCTGTTATTACTAATTGGGAAACACAAGAAAAGTATGGCTGGGGAAGCCCATTAACATTCCCTGTTTTCTCTATTCTTGATCCAGAGAATACATATACAGTGCCAAAAAACCAAACGATTTATGGAATTGTAGATATGATGTCACATGTTCTTGAGCATTATTTCCATTTAGAAGAGAACACACAATTCCAAGATTATATGTGTGAGTCTTTACTGAAGACCGTGATGGAAACAGGTCCTAAACTTGTTGAGGACTTGGAGAATTTTGAATATCGTTCAACAATCCTATATTCCGGCACAATGGCATTAAACGGCATGCTTAACATGGGTTACCAAGGAGATTGGGCAACACATAATATTGAGCATGCGGTGTCAGCTGTTTATGACATTCCGCACGGAGGAGGACTTGCCATTCTTTTCCCTAACTGGATGAAGCATAACCTGAGTGTGAAGCCTTCAAGATTCAAGCAGCTTGCTGTAAGAGTATTTGGAGTGGACCCAGAAGGTAAAACAGATGAGCAAGCTGGATTGGAAGGCATCGAAAAACTGAGAGAATTCTGGAACAGCATCGGTGCACCATCAACGCTTGCAGACTATGATATTGATGACAGCAAGCTTGAGCTAATGGTTGACAGAGCAATGGCAAGAGGAGAATTCGGACGCTTTAATTTATTGAAGGCAGAAGACGTTCGCGCTATATACAAAGCATCCCTGTAAGACTGCTTAGCTTCTATTGATCATAATATACTATTGGGTCCCAGCTAATTTATTAAGCTGGGACCTAATAGGTAATAGTGACTAAAAGATGAATATCGGAAAAAAAGTCAGTTTGTATCCGCTTTCAAAACAATCTCATTCTTGATTAGTTTGGACACATTGTATAAAGTGAAAGAGGATACAAAAATAAATATAATGGAGGATCATTTATGACACACGTTCGTTTTGATTACTCAAAGGCATTAAGCTTTTTTGGAGAACATGAAATTACATACTTATCTGATGCGGTTAAAGTTGCTCATCATTCCTTACATGAAAAAACTGGAGCAGGAAGCGACTTCTTAGGCTGGATTGATCTTCCTGTTGATTATGATAAAGAAGAATTTTCCCGTATTTTAAAATCATCACAAAAGATCCAAAACGATTCTGAAGTTTTGCTTGTAATCGGAATTGGTGGATCTTATCTTGGAGCACGTGCAGCAATCGAAATGCTGAACCACAGCTTCCATAATGCTTTATCTAAGGATAAAAGAAAAACTCCACAAATCATCTTCATCGGAAAAGACATCAGCTCTACATATATGAGCGATGTTATTGATTTCTTAGGTGATAAGGATTTCTCTATCAACGTTATTTCTAAATCTGGTACAACAACAGAGCCAGCAATTGCATTCCGTATTTTCCGCAAGCTATTGGAAGAGAAATACGGTGCAGAGGAAGCTAAATCAAGAATTTATGCAACAACTGACAAAGCGCGCGGTGCATTAAAAACACTTGCTACTGAAGAAGGCTTTGAAACGTTTGTTATTCCTGATGATGTTGGCGGACGCTATTCTGTCCTTACAGCGGTAGGTTTGCTTCCAATCGCAGTTAGTGGTGCAGATATTGAGAAAATGATGAAGGGTGCAGCAGCTGCTCGTGAAGACTTCAGCTCTTCAGAATTAAGTGAAAATGCTGCATACCAATATGCTGCAGTACGTAATGTCCTTTACAATAAAGGCAAAACAATTGAAATGCTTATCAACTATGAGCCAGGACTTCAATATTTCTCTGAGTGGTGGAAACAGCTGTTCGGTGAAAGTGAAGGAAAAGACCAAAAAGGTATTTATCCGTCTTCCGCTAACTTCTCAACTGATTTGCACTCATTAGGGCAATATGTTCAAGAAGGTCGCCGCGACATTTTTGAAACAGTTGTTAAAGTGGACAAGCCTCGTCATGAATTAACGATTGAAGCAGCAGAAAACGATCTTGATGGCTTAAACTACCTTGCAGGTAAAACTGTTGACTTTGTAAATAACAAGGCATTTGAAGGTACGCTTCTTGCACATACAGATGGCGGTGTGCCAAATCTAATCGTTACAATTCCTGAAATGGATGAATACACTTTCGGTTACTTAGTGTACTTCTTCGAGAAAGCATGCGCAATCAGCGGATACCTTCTTGGAGTTAACCCATTCGACCAACCAGGTGTTGAAGCATATAAAGTTAATATGTTCGCATTGCTTGGCAAACCAGGCTTCGAAGAGAAAAAAGCAGAACTTGAGAGCCGTTTAAAATAAGAGATTAATCAATTGAAAAGGACAATCCATATAAAGGATTGTCCTTTTCGTTTCCAGCATTTTATATTTTCATGTTTTTAGAAAGAGAATTAAGGATAAATAACTACTATAATTCATAATTGTTTTAGGAGGGATATGAATGTTAGTAGAACAGGATCAGACATTAATAAGGGCTTTACAGGAATGCATGATAGCAACTAATCACTGCTTGAATGAATGTCTTGCTGAAGATGAATCAAATATGATGATAGATTGTATTCGCTTAGACCGGGAATGCATGGAGTTTTGCTCCAACTTAGAACAAGCAATTATCCGCCAATCTCCATATGCGAAGGAACTTGCTGAGCTTTGCCTGAAGGTTTGTGAAGCGTGTGCCCAGGAATGCCAAAAGCATGATCATAAACATTGCCAATATTGTGCAGATATTTGCTTGCAATGTATGGAAGCATGTAAAACATACTTAAAAAAGTAATTTAATGCATAACAGCGCTAATTTTTAGAGCGCTGTTTTTTTATGCATACTAAAATCCGGCTATCAGGATAAGCTCATCTTTTTCTTCCACCATAAAGGATGCACCTGGCTTAATATAAGATTGACTGCCTCTTTTTACCCCTAATAAAAGTTTGTCATCAAGAAGAAGATACGAACTGAGAGCAGCGAAATCAAGCCTTTCCTCGTTCTTCCATTCTCCAAGTGGGACAATTTGTAATCTTTTATCTTTGAAATTTCCTAACAAATCAAGGAAGGCAATCATTGTATCTTGAGAATTAAGACTGCTGTGCATGACAAAGCTTGACAGTCGATTTGTTTGAATGATTTCATCAGCGCCAGCGCGATTGGCATTCGTTACTTGCTCTACAGTCAAAATTTCAATAATACAAGGAACTGCAGGGTTTAAACCTTTTATAGCGAGCAATGTCAAAATGGAATTCATATCAGCATACATTTCGTCTTTACTTTGATCAGCAGTAATAATGACTTTGCTTGCCTTCAAAATATTAGCGCGAAGAAGCGTTGCATCAATATTTGGGTTCCCTTGAATAAAATGAAGGGACTCAGGGCTTGGATTTTGAGAGAGCGATTCATCAACAAGTGTAATGACTGCTTTTTTACCATCCTTAGAGATGGATTGAATCAGTGCCTTAGAACGTTCATTCCATCCGATAATAACAATGTGATCTTGTCCTTTATAAGCTGATTTTCCTTCCATAAAGGCATTTTGTCTGGCTACTGCTGCTGTTGCTAATGTCACTAAGTACGTTGATAAAAAACCTGCTCCAGTGAGAATAAGCAGCATGCCTGTCACTCTTCCTACTATTGTAGTAGGAGAGTAATCCCCATATCCGACTGTAGATGCTGTGATAATTGCCCACCATACTCCTTCAAAAAAGGATGGGAAGTTGTCAGGCTCTACTATCGTAATGACCATTCCGAAAAATAAAATAATGGAAACTGCAATAGATAGAATTCTGATACTGATCGGAAGACGTAGAAATGCGGTGAGTACAGTGTTCGGCAAAATATTTCACTCCATCATAAAATGTATATATTTCATTATGGACGAAATAAAAATCTTTCATAATTAAATGAAAGATTTTTATTAGAATGCCTGTTCACTTAGTAAAGGGAGAAATGCAATAATGTCTTTTGATTTTCTCAATTGATTCTTGCAGCTCGTCATGTCCTGCAAGGTTTGAAAGCATTCCTTGGATAATAGGATTACGAGGCGAGTCTGTTTTTATTTCCGATTCCAGTACGTCCAATGTAATTTCAATTGAATCCTTATCTGGATATCCTTCTGCTTTTTTGCGGATTTGATTAAGGATATCGATTACTTTTTCCGTATTTTCTGCCAGAAAATCGATTTTCGGCTTATGCAGTAATTTGTGTAAATTGGCTTCTGTGAAGATAGGGGTGTCGCCCGATATCCCATCCACGATTGAATCCATTCTTCTCCATAAATATTGAGACAGATTCATTGCACTCATGTCAATCTGTCCATGAAGCAGAAGCCTCAAAAATGACTGCAACAATCCTTCATACATGATCTGTAAATCCAAGTGAAAGGGACTAGTTTTTTCTCCGTATAATTCAAGTAAGTAATCTAAAGAAAATTCTCTAATATCTGTCTGCATTTGGATTATTAATTGCTTAATGGAATCATTTAGCGGAATTGCCTGCTCGCGTGTTTGCATGATAATGAAGTCTTTATGTTTTAAGGCATGTTCAAAAAAGGCTGATGTTTGTTCAACCAGCTTGTCTTTTGCTGTAATGTCTTTATGTTTGATGTTGTCAAATAGCTCTACTAATTCCTTGTAATAATAATCAAGGATAGCAAACAATAATGTATCCTTCGACTTGAAATATATATAAAAAGCACCTTTGGATATTCCGCAATCATTTGCTATTTCTTGAATGGAGGTGGAGGAATATCCTTTTTGCGCGAAAAGCTTTAGCGCAGAGTCTATTATTTTTTTTTCTTTCTCTTTCAAACGAAGTGCCTCCTATTCTTTTTATAAGGAAGAGTTGGAAAAGTGAATAAAAGTATTAAATTCCTATCGAGATTTTACTATTAAACCACACAACTTAAAATAAGTAAAAAGATAGCTGGTTCTTTCTATTGTACCATTTGTCCTTTCTTATTTTAGAGTGAAAAAAAGTTGTTTGTACAAAAAAAGATATTCCTTTATGATAATAATTATCACTTTCTGTACGTTAAGAGACCAGCGTCGAAAAAATAGGTAAATTAATTACTTGACGCTATCTTCTTGTATATATATACTTACTTACATATAGTAAGTGGTTTGTTTAAAAATCATTAAATGATGCAAATTAAGATGGATGAATTTCAAAGGAGACTTAAATATGAAAAAAGAAGTAATTGATCTTCTTCAAAATAAAATGAATATGATACCTTTCAAGGAAGACAAGAAATTATGCTTAGTTGGGCCTGTTAAGCTGCCCGTTCAGCTTGAGGATAAAGTGGTAACATTCCAATGGTATACATGGCTGCCGATTACCGAGCAACAATCAAAAGAGGAGCTTCTAAAGAGCTTGCCTTCATTAAATCTTGCTGAGTACCAGCAGTCATCAGTACTAGTATATGGAGACTTTGAACATATAGATGAAACGCTAATCCGCATGCACAGCATTTGCCATACAGGGGATATATTCGGAAGCAAACGCTGTGATTGTGGGTACCAGCTGCACCAGTCAATGAAGATGATTGTTGATAACGGCAGCGGAGCACTTTTCTACTTGGCAAACCATGAAGGTCGAGGAATTGGTCTATTCACTAAGTCATTAGCTTATCTGCTTCAACAAGAAGGCATGGATACTGTAGAGGCAAATCATGCCCTTGATTTTGCTGATGATACAAGAAGCTATGAAGAGCCAATCAGTGTTCTGCAAGCATTGCGTACAAAGCCTGTTAAATTAATTACTAATAACCCGAAAAAGCTGGAAGCATTGAAAAAGCTCGGATTAACTGCAGAAGAAAATGTTCCTCTTTGGGGAGACAGATCAGAATTTAATGAGAAGTATTTAGATACGAAGGTCATGAAATCCGGACATATCCCATTACAAGAAGAAATTGTGACTTTTTGAGGAGCAGAATGATGATAAAAACTGATCATGATTTTATGAAAATGGCATTGGACCTTGCAGAAACTGCTAAGGGGAAAACAAATCCGAATCCAGTAGTCGGTGCAATCTTAGTTAAGGATGGCGTTATTGTCGGTTCTGGTCTGCACAGGAAAGCAGGTGAGCCCCATGCAGAGGTTCATGCCTTCAAGATGGCTGGTGAGCATGCGAAAGGCGCGACACTCTATGTCACATTGGAGCCATGCTCCCATTACGGGAAAACACCACCATGTGCAAATTTAGTGAAGGACTCTGGTGTGAAAAGAGTTGTAGTTGCAGCGCAGGATCCGAATCCGTCTGTTGCTGGCAAGGGCATTGGCATTATCAAGAATGCTGGTATCGAAGTGGAGGTTGGTGTGCTTGAGGAGGAAGCAAAAAAGCTAAATGAGCGCTTTATGCACAATATGATCACACAAACTCCATTTGTTATCTCTAAGGTTGCCATGACATTAGACGGCAAAATTGCGGCCTATACAGGTCACAGTCAATGGATTACAGGGGAGGAAGCCAGGAAAGAGGTGCATTATCTTCGCAATGAAGTTGATGCAATCCTTGTCGGTGTAGGAACGGTATTAGCTGACAATCCAAGATTAACGACTCGATTAGACCTGCCTGCAAAAAATCCAATTCGGATTATTTTAGACAGCAAGCTACGAACGCCAATTGATGCAAATGTGGCAGATTGCTCTGAAGCTCAAACGATCATTGTTACAGGACTAGATATCAATCATGAAAAGGCTTCGGCATTAAAAGAGAAGGGCGTTAAAATCATTCAGGTGTCTGATGAGGGAAGGCTTGATCTGAAGGAAGCAATGAAGAGACTGTATGAAGAGGGGATAACAGATATCCTGCTTGAAGGTGGCAGTGAAGTGAATGCAAGCTTCATGAGAGATGGCCTTATTCAAAAATACATTGTTTACATTGCACCAAAGATTTTAGGCGGAAAATCCTCCTATACTCCTTTTAGAGGGGAAGACGTGGAAACAGTCGATGAGGCTGTTCAATTGAGGTTTGAAACAGTAGAAAAGGTAGGAGAAGACTTAAAAGTTTTCGCATACCCGGCTGGTTAACCAGCAGTGAAAGATTAAGGGAAGAGGATGGGGAAATGACAGTTCTGAATGCAGAGGTTTGTATTGTAGGTGCAGGTCCTGGTGGGGCAATGCTGGCTTATTTGTTGAGTAAAGCAGGAGTCTCGACTATCCTGCTTGAACGGCATCATGATGTGGATAAAGAATTTCGAGGAGAGCACTTGAATGAGGAGGGAGAGCAGGTCCTCAAAAGTGCTGGACTCTTTTCCAAATTGAAGGAAAAAGGCATTCTTTGCATGAGCCAAGTTGATTATATAGCAGATGGTAAAGTAGTCAAAAGCATCCATCCCCACCCAGAAGTCGGAC is part of the Niallia taxi genome and harbors:
- a CDS encoding GTP cyclohydrolase II, whose protein sequence is MKKEVIDLLQNKMNMIPFKEDKKLCLVGPVKLPVQLEDKVVTFQWYTWLPITEQQSKEELLKSLPSLNLAEYQQSSVLVYGDFEHIDETLIRMHSICHTGDIFGSKRCDCGYQLHQSMKMIVDNGSGALFYLANHEGRGIGLFTKSLAYLLQQEGMDTVEANHALDFADDTRSYEEPISVLQALRTKPVKLITNNPKKLEALKKLGLTAEENVPLWGDRSEFNEKYLDTKVMKSGHIPLQEEIVTF
- a CDS encoding potassium channel family protein, with the protein product MPNTVLTAFLRLPISIRILSIAVSIILFFGMVITIVEPDNFPSFFEGVWWAIITASTVGYGDYSPTTIVGRVTGMLLILTGAGFLSTYLVTLATAAVARQNAFMEGKSAYKGQDHIVIIGWNERSKALIQSISKDGKKAVITLVDESLSQNPSPESLHFIQGNPNIDATLLRANILKASKVIITADQSKDEMYADMNSILTLLAIKGLNPAVPCIIEILTVEQVTNANRAGADEIIQTNRLSSFVMHSSLNSQDTMIAFLDLLGNFKDKRLQIVPLGEWKNEERLDFAALSSYLLLDDKLLLGVKRGSQSYIKPGASFMVEEKDELILIAGF
- the ribD gene encoding bifunctional diaminohydroxyphosphoribosylaminopyrimidine deaminase/5-amino-6-(5-phosphoribosylamino)uracil reductase RibD translates to MIKTDHDFMKMALDLAETAKGKTNPNPVVGAILVKDGVIVGSGLHRKAGEPHAEVHAFKMAGEHAKGATLYVTLEPCSHYGKTPPCANLVKDSGVKRVVVAAQDPNPSVAGKGIGIIKNAGIEVEVGVLEEEAKKLNERFMHNMITQTPFVISKVAMTLDGKIAAYTGHSQWITGEEARKEVHYLRNEVDAILVGVGTVLADNPRLTTRLDLPAKNPIRIILDSKLRTPIDANVADCSEAQTIIVTGLDINHEKASALKEKGVKIIQVSDEGRLDLKEAMKRLYEEGITDILLEGGSEVNASFMRDGLIQKYIVYIAPKILGGKSSYTPFRGEDVETVDEAVQLRFETVEKVGEDLKVFAYPAG
- a CDS encoding TetR/AcrR family transcriptional regulator encodes the protein MKEKEKKIIDSALKLFAQKGYSSTSIQEIANDCGISKGAFYIYFKSKDTLLFAILDYYYKELVELFDNIKHKDITAKDKLVEQTSAFFEHALKHKDFIIMQTREQAIPLNDSIKQLIIQMQTDIREFSLDYLLELYGEKTSPFHLDLQIMYEGLLQSFLRLLLHGQIDMSAMNLSQYLWRRMDSIVDGISGDTPIFTEANLHKLLHKPKIDFLAENTEKVIDILNQIRKKAEGYPDKDSIEITLDVLESEIKTDSPRNPIIQGMLSNLAGHDELQESIEKIKRHYCISPFTK